The Rhododendron vialii isolate Sample 1 chromosome 5a, ASM3025357v1 genome contains a region encoding:
- the LOC131325970 gene encoding zinc finger protein ZAT12-like, whose translation MANSLMLLSRVGAAASSVFACKMCNQKFSTTGGDFLHVQAPEKPKTHECSICGLEFAIGQALGHCPTTYGKAEDRPNLEHSVGSEKRERLLDLSLTLAQMFSVLNLG comes from the coding sequence ATGGCCAACAGCCTCATGCTCCTCTCTCGAGTCGGCGCCGCCGCTAGCAGCGTGTTCGCTTGCAAGATGTGCAACCAGAAGTTCTCGACAACGGGCGGAGACTTCCTCCATGTTCAGGCACCGGAAAAGCCAAAGACGCACGAGTGCTCTATTTGCGGGCTGGAGTTCGCGATAGGGCAGGCGCTTGGGCACTGTCCCACCACCTACGGAAAGGCAGAGGACCGGCCCAATTTGGAGCATTCGGTTGGCagcgagaagagagagaggttatTGGATTTGAGTTTGACGCTGGCGCAAATGTTTAGTGTTCTTAACTTGGGGTAA
- the LOC131327928 gene encoding uncharacterized protein LOC131327928, protein MQAWKLREEGRLLDIVDPELTEYPEDEIIRFIKVALFCTQAACNQRQGMKQVVEMLSKEVILNEKLLTEPGVHLAHTSRGLIGDSSRVTSHFATQMLFRSKVVDNAHVFPIFTTKYNTSITQLLLNFIDQMEIRIAKMNQGENDNGEGLRRITSTIGAKLGEGAQKTEWFSSACIYRVPKDLRKVNHRAYTPRLIAVGPLHRNDKHLQTPMQHIKVIYTNDLLSRLTVGLEGMESVEKKNAVLQECLAEMNKSINDAKKCYLAEVKLDEEMMLVDGCFILEFLYRARLLRVEDNENKPIDGGDNGNSKRNTFGSSVSMLRYGPFGWFQMTLSSTTLLNNHGRWGICIEILATQYGILTTLYDILTTQCRISSCKVVSIPHEVGHDPIFDNSLIRYAVESDLISLENQIPFFVLEKLFSLTVGRIPNSLLEDRSLTDYVFKYFRNMTLYDEFLSLLLRGPAHEESVPDSSSAKTWCPPCDCVLRIFGNKVESSTTAAEEEKNGQSGNSIDRRNANYYHILHILHDGFLPEKRPILSSEKKEMATDPTAEVGVMSSASELVYAGVKFVPGKTKDDAFKVKFTEPEGPFRWFRRAQFEISPIFLVDNTESLLRNLIAFEQCCPGVSRYVSSYAWLMDMLVNSDRDVQVLEKARVVSNYLGARKGATDLFNKLGILVFSGDHYNDTMVKATLYSQRFWPKHLALLRRRYFDSPWTFIAFCVGLVAFVMTFLQFIRDFVKKE, encoded by the exons atgcagGCGTGGAAGCTGAGAGAGGAAGGTAGGTTATTAGACATTGTTGATCCAGAACTAACTGAATACCCGGAGGACGAGATAATTCGATTCATCAAAGTTGCTCTATTTTGTACCCAAGCAGCTTGTAATCAAAGACAAGGAATGAAGCAAGTGGTGGAGATGCTTTCCAAAGAAGTAATACTCAACGAGAAGTTATTGACGGAGCCAGGGGTACATTTGGCACATACCTCTCGAGGATTGATTGGTGATAGTTCGCGGGTGACCTCTCACTTTGCGACACAGATGTTATTTCG TTCCAAAGTTGTTGATAATGCCCATGTTTTCCCTATATTTACCACCAAGTATAACACAAGTATAACACAACTGCTTCTCAATTTCATTGATCAAATGGAAATCCGCATAGCTAAAATGAACCAAGGGGAGAATGACAATGGGGAGGGTCTTCGGCGCATTACATCCACCATCGGTGCCAAACTCGGTGAAGGTGCCCAGAAAACTGAATGGTTCTCTTCAGCTTGCATTTATAGGGTTCCCAAAGATCTTCGTAAGGTGAATCATCGCGCCTACACCCCTCGCCTCATAGCTGTCGGCCCTCTTCACCGAAACGACAAACACCTCCAAACACCCATGCAACACATCAAGGTGATATACACGAATGACCTACTTAGTCGATTGACCGTAGGGCTGGAGGGCATGGAATCAGTGGAGAAGAAAAACGCTGTGTTGCAAGAATGTTTAGCTGAAATGAACAAGTCAATAAACGATGCAAAGAAGTGCTATCTTGCCGAAGTTAAGCTGGATGAGGAAATGATGTTGGTCGATGGTTGTTTCATCCTTGAATTTCTCTACAGAGCACGATTACTCCGGGTCGAAGATAATGAAAACAAGCCTATTGATGGCGGAGACAATGGCAACTCAAAG AGAAACACATTTGGGAGTTCTGTTTCTATGCTACGTTATGGTCCATTTGGTTGGTTCCAAATGACTTTGTCTTCAACAACTCTTCTAAACAACCATGGGAGGTGGGGGATTTG TATAGAAATACTTGCCACTCAATATGGAATACTTACCACTCTATATGACATACTTACCACTCAGTGTAGAATTAGTTCATGTAAAGTGGTAAGTATTCCACATGAAGTG GGACACGATCCTATTTTTGATAACAGCTTGATCCGCTACGCCGTAGAAAGTGACTTGATATCCTTGGAGAACCAGATACCTTTCTTTGTGCTTGAGAAATTGTTCTCGCTCACTGTGGGTCGGATACCGAATAGTCTCCTCGAGGACCGGTCGCTCACTGATTATGTGTTTAAGTACTTTCGCAACATGACTCTATATGATGAATTCTTGTCTCTATTGCTCCGCGGTCCAGCTCATGAAGAAAGTGTCCCCGACAGTAGTAGCGCGAAAACTTGGTGTCCGCCCTGTGACTGTGTCCTAAGGATTTTTGGCAACAAAGTGGAAAGTTCTACAACagcagcagaagaagaaaaaaatggtcAAAGTGGTAATTCTATTGATCGCCGTAATGCTAATTACTATCATATCCTCCATATTTTACATGATGGCTTCCTTCCTGAAAAACGACCTATTCTTTCTTCCGAAAAGAAAGAGATGGCAACCGATCCAACTGCTGAAGTAGGAGTCATGTCTTCTGCATCAGAACTCGTTTATGCAGGGGTCAAGTTTGTACCCGGCAAGACAAAGGATGACGCGTTCAAGGTCAAGTTCACGGAACCAGAAGGCCCGTTTCGGTGGTTTCGTAGGGCTCAGTTCGAAATCTCACCAATTTTTCTAGTCGACAACACGGAGTCATTGCTCAGGAACCTCATTGCCTTTGAGCAGTGCTGCCCTGGCGTTTCAAGGTACGTTTCGTCCTATGCATGGCTCATGGACATGCTCGTGAACTCTGATAGAGATGTCCAAGTGCTCGAAAAGGCCAGAGTCGTGAGTAACTACTTGGGTGCTAGAAAGGGCGCCACCGATCTATTCAACAAGCTAGGCATTTTGGTTTTTTCAGGAGACCACTACAATGACACGATGGTCAAAGCCACCCTGTATAGCCAGCGTTTTTGGCCGAAGCATCTGGCACTCTTGAGACGCAGGTATTTTGATTCTCCGTGGACGTTCATAGCTTTTTGTGTTGGCCTCGTTGCTTTTGTCATGACGTTTCTTCAATTCATCCGCGATTTCGTCAAAAAAGAATAA
- the LOC131327927 gene encoding UPF0481 protein At3g47200-like, with protein MHLTSTIAGKIGDGVKKTESVFSLACIYRVPEELRKLKESAYTPRLISIGPLHREDKHLQTPLQHVKMSYANHLFSRLTAGMEDHESALHTMTTVLQNCLAGMRASIDVAKKFYAEEVTLDEEMMLIDGCFILEFLYRFPTFDGQKRDPIFGNTLTLSNVKNDLVLLENQIPFFVLEKLFQLTVGEIRNRPDENWSLTNYLRRCYDFKMSHENKESISYCHILHNLQDWYRPVAETLTGKPLISEGILMPSASELKYAGVKFVPDEKNKNLFKFSEPKGLFRMCGRPRFKIPTLTLYNETELYLRNLIAFEQSCPGIPAYVTSYVFVMDTLVNSDSDIKVLEKAKVMSNYLGAREDATRVFNKICKEAALGGDFFFAGTCSQATKYSKRFWPRYIAASKIYGNPWMFRAFFVGFVSFVISVVQFARSFFRKY; from the exons ATGCACCTTACATCAACCATCGCTGGAAAAATCGGCGACGGTGTCAAGAAAACTGAATCCGTCTTCTCTTTAGCTTGCATTTATAGGGTGCCTGAAGAGCTTCGTAAGCTGAAGGAAAGCGCCTACACCCCTCGCCTCATCTCTATCGGCCCTCTTCACCGAGAAGACAAACACCTCCAAACACCCTTGCAACACGTCAAAATGAGCTACGCGAATCACCTGTTCTCTCGACTGACCGCAGGAATGGAGGACCATGAATCAGCATTGCACACAATGACGACGGTGCTGCAAAATTGTTTAGCTGGAATGCGAGCATCGATAGACGTTGCGAAGAAATTCTACGCAGAAGAAGTTACACTGGATGAGGAAATGATGTTGATCGATGGTTGTTTCATCCTCGAATTTCTCTACAGATTTCCCACCTTCGAT GGACAAAAAAGAGACCCTATTTTTGGCAACACATTGACCTTGTCCAACGTGAAAAACGACTTGGTACTCCTGGAGAACCAGATTCCTTTCTTTGTGCTTGAAAAATTGTTCCAACTCACAGTGGGTGAGATCCGGAATCGCCCCGATGAGAATTGGTCGCTCACCAATTATTTGCGGCGATGCTATGACTTCAAGATGAGTCACGAAAACAAGGAAAGCATTAGTTACTGTCATATCCTCCATAACCTACAAGATTGGTACCGTCCTGTTGCTGAGACATTGACAGGGAAACCATTGATTAGCGAGGGAATACTCATGCCTTCGGCGTCAGAGCTGAAGTACGCAGGAGTCAAGTTTGTCCCCgatgaaaaaaacaagaatctGTTCAAGTTCAGTGAGCCCAAAGGCCTGTTCAGAATGTGCGGTAGGCCTCGTTTCAAGATCCCGACGCTCACGTTGTACAACGAAACGGAGTTGTACCTCAGGAACCTCATTGCCTTTGAACAGTCCTGCCCTGGCATTCCGGCCTACGTCACGTCCTACGTGTTCGTGATGGACACGCTTGTGAACTCTGACAGCGATATCAAAGTGCTCGAGAAGGCCAAGGTCATGAGTAATTACCTGGGTGCCAGAGAGGACGCCACCCGTGTATTCAACAAGATATGCAAGGAAGCTGCGCTTGGCGGAGACTTCTTCTTCGCCGGCACGTGCTCCCAAGCCACCAAGTACAGCAAGCGCTTTTGGCCGAGGTATATAGCGGCATCCAAGATTTATGGTAACCCGTGGATGTTCAGAGCTTTCTTTGTCGGCTTCGTTTCTTTTGTAATCTCTGTTGTTCAGTTCGCCCGCAGTTTCTTCAGAAAATATTGA